From Candidatus Rokuibacteriota bacterium, a single genomic window includes:
- a CDS encoding isochorismatase family protein, with protein MPTSHPMTLTREGTTLLIVDMQERLFPAMDADHREEVMRNIKVLAATARRLRLPVVATEQYPKGLGHTLPELRDTLGPEIQAVPKVSFSCWAAEEVRARLRAAGTRRVILVGIEAHVCVLISALELMSEGLAVHVPADAVTSRTQGNWRLGAEQLRQAGAVVTATETIVFQLLGQADTDDFRELARLVR; from the coding sequence ATGCCGACCTCGCATCCGATGACGCTGACCCGCGAGGGGACGACCCTCCTGATCGTGGACATGCAGGAGCGCCTCTTTCCGGCCATGGACGCCGACCACCGCGAGGAAGTCATGCGCAACATCAAGGTCCTCGCCGCGACAGCCCGGCGGCTGCGCCTGCCCGTGGTGGCGACGGAGCAGTACCCGAAGGGCCTCGGCCACACCTTGCCCGAGCTCCGCGACACGCTCGGGCCCGAGATCCAGGCCGTACCGAAGGTCAGCTTCTCCTGCTGGGCTGCGGAGGAAGTGCGCGCGCGGCTCCGCGCGGCCGGTACGCGCCGCGTGATCCTGGTTGGGATCGAGGCGCACGTCTGCGTGCTGATCTCGGCGCTCGAGCTCATGAGTGAGGGCCTCGCCGTGCACGTGCCCGCCGACGCCGTCACCTCGCGAACCCAGGGCAACTGGCGGCTCGGCGCGGAGCAGCTGAGACAGGCGGGCGCCGTGGTCACAGCCACCGAGACCATCGTCTTCCAGCTCCTCGGCCAGGCCGACACGGACGACTTCCGGGAGCTCGCCCGCCTCGTCCGCTGA